The sequence below is a genomic window from Mycobacteroides abscessus ATCC 19977.
GAAATCGTCAAAATTGGCCAAGTTGTCACGCATCTCTTGGATGGTCGCCTCCATCTCATGAGTCCGGCCCACCATGCTGTGCATGGTGCCCGTGAGTTCCTGCATGAGGCTGTACATCCGCTCCATACTGGCCACGGTCCTGCTCAGTTCGTCGGCCTGCTCAAGCATCTGCGCCGAGTTCTCGTTGTTGAACTTCGCGGTCTGCAGGGTGCCGGCGTTCTGCGCGCCCATCAAGAACGGGATCGAGCTGTGCTCGATCGGCGCGCCCAGGGGACGGGTGATCGTCTGTACCCGCTCGATACCGCGCATGTGCACGATGCCCTTGGCCACCCTGTCGATGACCAGCATGTCTGCCGGTGTGCGCAGGTCGTGGTCGGCCTCCAGCATCAGCAGCTCGGGGTTCATGCGGGCCTGGGAGAAGTGCCTGTCGGCGACCTCCATGGCGAGGTTGGCGGGCATATCGGCCGGTGTGAACTTCTGGTCGTTGTACTGCGGCACGTACGTCATCAGACTGACGAAACCGATGATCGCGATCAGGCTGGTCAACACGATGATCGGAATGGGCCAGCGCACCACCGACGTACCGACCTTGCGCCAGCCAGTGGTGGATAGCTTGCCCCGGGGTTCCAGGAGCCCGAACTTGGAGGCCACCGTCAACACCGCGGGCGCCAACGTCAGCGCTGCGGCCACGATCACCAGCACCGAGATCGCACACGGCAGCGCCATGCTCTGGAAGTAGGGCAGCGTGGTCATGGTCAGGCACAGGCACGCACCGACGATGGTCAGGCCTGAGCCCAGAATGACGTGCGAGACACCGTGATATGCCACGTAATACGCGTCTTCACGGCTCAGCCCCTTCGACCTCTCCTCGTGATAGCGACCGAAGAGGAAGATCACATAGTCCGTGCCGGCTGCCAGCGCCAGCATCGTCACCATGCTCACCGCGTAGGGAGTCAGTCCAATGACGTTCAGATAGCCCGCTGTCGCCGTAACACCTTGGGCGGCAAATAGTTCCAGTCCAATAATGACCATGGAGATGAGCATGGTGACGATGGAGCGATAGATGAACAGGATCATCACGATGATCACGCCCACCGACACCAGTTCCATGGTCGCCATGCTCTGGTGACCGGCCACCTGGGTGTCGGCGTTGAGCACGGTCGTGCCGGCGACATGGGCCTTGATACCCGGTGGGGCAGGCACGGAGTCGACAATGTGGCGCACCGCGGCCACCGATTCATGGCTGGCGCTGGTGCCCTGCGAGCCGTTGAGGAAGATCTGCACGTAGGCAGCCTTGCCGTCCACACTTTGGGAGCCCGCCGCGGTCAGCGGATCGCTCCAGAAGTCCTGGACGTTCTGCACGTGCTCGTGATCGGCCTTGAGCTTGGCGACGATGTCGTCGTAGTACTGGTGCGCGCTGTCGCCCAGTTTGTCGTCGCCTTCCAAAACGACCATCGCCGAGGAGTCCGAGTCGTACTGCTGGAACACCTTGCCGATGTTCAACATCCCCTGGTACGACTCGGAGTTCTGCGGACTCAGCGGCACCGACCGGCTGGCCGCCACGTCAGTCAGAGACGGGGTCACCGTGCCCAGGATGACCGCGAGCGCCACCCAGAACAGGATGATCGGCAGCGAGAGAACCCGGATCAGATGGCCGAGGAAGGGGCGGTGCGGCTTTGCGTGCAGATTGCTCATACGGATTTCACCAAGCAGTAGATGAACGGTTTGACTTTGTCTGCGCTGGAACGGTCGTCGCGCACCTGCCCGTCGACGGTCACACGGCATCCGAGATCGGTGACGCTACGGTCCCCCTGGGCGACGATATTGGCCGACATCGACGGCAGTGTCGTCACGATCGTGAATGACCAAGGGAGCGGCGCATTCTCGATCAGGTGGGGTTGGCCGTTCTCGTCGAGGTAATTGAGGTTTGCGGTGCCGCCGGAGCCGACGACCTCGTACGTGATGTGCTTCGGGTTGAAATTGGCGGTGATGCCCGATCCCTCGCCGAGTTTCGCTGGACGAGGCGCAGCGGAGCCGCGGATCTGCGCAATCGCATATCCACCGATCCCGACGACGACTACCAGCAGCAGCGGTATCCAGAACCGCTTCAACAGTCGGTACACCCGTGCATCCCCTTCTGCTTGTGCGCTGTTCAGGACCGCAGGTTCCTGCCGGTGAGGCGACTACCGAACGAGCGGCATCACCACTTTGTGTACCGCCGGTCTATTGCGTCAGAGACCGTACCACGGTAATAGACCGGCGGTTCACTATCGAGCGATTGGCGGCGGTTTACCATCGGGCCATGAACTTCCGGCGGGCGCGCAGCGAGGAGCAGCGCGAGATCCGTCGGCAAGCCATCCTGGAAACCGCCTCGTCGATGCTCAGCGACATGCCAGTGAGCCAGATCAGCCTTAATGAGCTGAGCCGTCGCACCGGGCTAGCAAAGTCGGCGATGATCCGCTATTTCGAGTCGCGCGAGGCTGTACTGCTGGAACTGCTCGACGGCGCCCTGCGGGATTGGGTGACCGAAATTGTGACGGAGCTCTCTCGCGACACGTATGACGGTTCGGCGCAGCAGCGGGCCGACCACCTGGCGGCCCTGCTCAGCCGGTCGCTGCGAGAGCACGCTGTGCTGTGCGATCTGATGACCGCACAGCCGGGCGTCCTGGAATACAACGTCTCACCCGAGACGCTGCTGTGTTTCCGGCGATCCGCCCACACCACCATCGCCAGATACACCGACGCCATTCGTAGCTTCATCCCCGAGCTGGGCGACGATTCCCAGAGCGTGTCCCTTTCCACCGTGGTGACCAGCGCGGCACTGTGGATGTACGCCCAACCGTCGGCCAGCGCGATTGCCGCCGCCGAGGCCGAACCCGCGCTGGCGGACATCTCGTTGAACTTCGACACCGACCTGGAAACCATGCTGTCCCGGCTGATCATCGGCGCCCTGGTCAAGCGCTCTTCCTGATCGACTGCCGATACTGCCGACTCCGGCGCGGACCGGAGCGAGCTCGCACATGTAAGCTGACACGCCGAGAGGTCCCACTAGCTCTAATGGACGGGGCCGCTCTCCGCCGATGGGGACCGGATGACAATCGCCTCTTCGCATTTCGTAGTCGGTGAGCAGACTTTCCCTGAAACGCCGACACTCCGATTCTGAAACGCCTGGCTTCGTGCCGGATCTCCGAAATTCCGCTCCACGGCTACCCCGAACACCCCTTCTGTGCATGTCAGCCCAATAGGAGCCAGTCCTACTGTCGGCCCATAACCGACCTCATCGACCCCAAAGCCCCGCCTGACAGCACCTGCTGCACCGTCTCCCTGAAAGACGGCTCCCCGTTTCTACACCCACCCCTCGGGGTGCTTGTCCCCTCACACCATCCGGGCCGCCTGCGGACCCGCAGTATCTGGTGGCTCATGTCACGGAGGTGTTGGACGACCGCATGATCGGCAAGGTGGCTGTCCCGCAACTGATGGACGGAATCGAGGTGGACGAC
It includes:
- a CDS encoding RND family transporter codes for the protein MSNLHAKPHRPFLGHLIRVLSLPIILFWVALAVILGTVTPSLTDVAASRSVPLSPQNSESYQGMLNIGKVFQQYDSDSSAMVVLEGDDKLGDSAHQYYDDIVAKLKADHEHVQNVQDFWSDPLTAAGSQSVDGKAAYVQIFLNGSQGTSASHESVAAVRHIVDSVPAPPGIKAHVAGTTVLNADTQVAGHQSMATMELVSVGVIIVMILFIYRSIVTMLISMVIIGLELFAAQGVTATAGYLNVIGLTPYAVSMVTMLALAAGTDYVIFLFGRYHEERSKGLSREDAYYVAYHGVSHVILGSGLTIVGACLCLTMTTLPYFQSMALPCAISVLVIVAAALTLAPAVLTVASKFGLLEPRGKLSTTGWRKVGTSVVRWPIPIIVLTSLIAIIGFVSLMTYVPQYNDQKFTPADMPANLAMEVADRHFSQARMNPELLMLEADHDLRTPADMLVIDRVAKGIVHMRGIERVQTITRPLGAPIEHSSIPFLMGAQNAGTLQTAKFNNENSAQMLEQADELSRTVASMERMYSLMQELTGTMHSMVGRTHEMEATIQEMRDNLANFDDFFRPLRNYFYWEKHCFDIPICQSLRSIFDVLDSVDVLADQMHGLIADMDHMDQLMPQMLPVLRTTIDSMGRMRDFMIATHSTMAGTQAQQQELAKGATEIGLYFDQAKNDDFFYLPPDVFTNPDFKRGLKMFVSPDGKAVRFIITHQGDPASVEGIDHVRDLKGVVADAVKGTPLSNAKVSIAGTASMYADMQDGVSIDLMIAVIASMILIFAIMVLITRSVVAALVIVGTVAASLGTACGLSVLLWQDILGLGVQWIVIPLSMVILLAVGSDYNLLVVSRLKEEIHAGLNTGMIRGMGATGRVVTAAGLVFAFTMMSMIVSDLRVVGQLGMTIGIGLIVDTLIVRAFMTPSIAAALGRWFWWPINVFEIVRRGRETQAPEPVTAPLPVVDAGPQPPTAPSTS
- a CDS encoding MmpS family transport accessory protein → MYRLLKRFWIPLLLVVVVGIGGYAIAQIRGSAAPRPAKLGEGSGITANFNPKHITYEVVGSGGTANLNYLDENGQPHLIENAPLPWSFTIVTTLPSMSANIVAQGDRSVTDLGCRVTVDGQVRDDRSSADKVKPFIYCLVKSV
- a CDS encoding TetR family transcriptional regulator, whose amino-acid sequence is MNFRRARSEEQREIRRQAILETASSMLSDMPVSQISLNELSRRTGLAKSAMIRYFESREAVLLELLDGALRDWVTEIVTELSRDTYDGSAQQRADHLAALLSRSLREHAVLCDLMTAQPGVLEYNVSPETLLCFRRSAHTTIARYTDAIRSFIPELGDDSQSVSLSTVVTSAALWMYAQPSASAIAAAEAEPALADISLNFDTDLETMLSRLIIGALVKRSS